Proteins from a genomic interval of Micromonospora sp. NBC_00389:
- a CDS encoding ABC transporter ATP-binding protein, with product MTLIATQSLTKTYGGRVTALADLTVAVEPGIIGLVGANGAGKSTLIKILLGLIAPTTGQVSVLGIDPTTDPAEVRARVGYMPEHDCLPPDLSAAELVTHLGRMSGLPRTAARERASEALRHVGLYEERYRPVGGYSTGMKQRVKLAQALVHDPDLLLLDEPTNGLDPAGRDAMLALVHRIGTEFGISVLVCSHLLGEVERICDTLIAIDGGRLLRADHISAMTSATDVLAVEVSEGTEELAARLAELKLPVARDGRLLLVPLADDSTYDLILGAVAELDLPLHRLDQRRHRVAELFATRELTHA from the coding sequence GTGACACTGATCGCGACCCAGTCGCTCACCAAGACGTACGGAGGTCGGGTCACCGCGCTCGCTGACCTCACCGTCGCCGTCGAGCCCGGGATCATCGGCCTGGTGGGCGCGAACGGCGCCGGCAAATCCACCCTGATCAAGATCCTGCTCGGCCTGATTGCTCCCACCACCGGTCAGGTGTCGGTGCTCGGCATCGACCCGACCACCGACCCGGCGGAGGTCCGGGCCCGGGTCGGCTACATGCCCGAGCACGACTGCCTCCCGCCGGACCTGTCCGCCGCTGAGCTGGTCACCCACCTCGGCCGGATGAGCGGCCTTCCGCGCACCGCGGCCCGGGAGCGGGCTTCGGAGGCGTTGCGGCACGTTGGGCTCTACGAGGAGCGTTACCGCCCGGTCGGCGGCTACTCCACCGGCATGAAGCAGCGGGTCAAGCTGGCCCAGGCGCTGGTGCACGACCCCGACCTGCTGCTGCTCGACGAGCCGACCAACGGCCTGGACCCGGCCGGCCGGGACGCCATGCTGGCGCTGGTGCACCGGATCGGCACCGAGTTCGGCATCTCCGTGCTGGTCTGCTCGCACCTGCTGGGCGAGGTGGAGCGGATCTGCGACACGCTGATCGCAATCGACGGCGGTCGGCTGCTGCGCGCCGACCACATCTCCGCGATGACCTCGGCCACCGACGTGCTCGCCGTGGAGGTCAGCGAGGGCACCGAGGAGTTGGCCGCCCGGCTTGCCGAGCTCAAACTGCCGGTGGCGCGCGACGGCCGGCTGCTGCTCGTACCGCTGGCCGACGACAGCACCTACGACCTGATCCTCGGCGCGGTCGCCGAGCTGGACCTGCCGCTGCATCGACTGGACCAGCGCCGGCACCGGGTGGCCGAACTCTTCGCCACGAGGGAGCTCACCCATGCCTGA
- a CDS encoding DeoR/GlpR family DNA-binding transcription regulator: MLAQQRQAAILERVRSTGGVRVTELAAEFGVSDMTIRRDLESLHERGLLAKVHGGATAAGPSSTDEPGFHAKSVRQLPEKAAIADRAAQLVRPGAAVALSAGTTTAELARRLVDVPGLTVVTNSLPVAEILHAGGRPDQTVVLTGGVRTPSDALVGPLAVSAVRRLHLDLLFLGVHGITERAGFTTPNLMEAETDRALVAAADRLVVLADHTKWGTVGISSIVELAAAHALVSDDRLPPPARRVLGEQVGELIMVKATGAGRATGTPTSEGTAP, encoded by the coding sequence ATGCTCGCTCAGCAGCGGCAGGCGGCCATCCTGGAGCGGGTCCGGTCGACCGGGGGCGTCCGGGTGACCGAGCTGGCCGCCGAGTTCGGCGTCTCCGACATGACCATCCGGCGCGACCTGGAGTCGCTGCACGAGCGTGGTCTGCTGGCCAAGGTGCACGGCGGTGCCACGGCGGCCGGCCCGAGCTCCACCGACGAGCCGGGCTTCCACGCCAAGTCGGTCCGACAACTGCCGGAGAAGGCCGCCATCGCGGATCGGGCGGCGCAGTTGGTCCGGCCGGGCGCGGCGGTCGCGCTCTCGGCGGGCACCACCACCGCGGAGCTGGCCCGGAGGCTGGTGGACGTGCCCGGCCTGACCGTGGTGACCAACTCGCTGCCGGTGGCCGAGATCCTGCACGCCGGCGGTCGACCGGATCAGACGGTGGTGCTCACCGGTGGCGTACGCACACCGTCGGACGCGCTGGTCGGCCCGCTCGCGGTCAGCGCCGTCCGGCGGCTGCACCTGGATCTGCTCTTCCTCGGCGTGCACGGCATCACCGAGCGAGCCGGCTTCACCACCCCCAACCTGATGGAGGCGGAAACCGACCGGGCGCTGGTGGCGGCGGCGGACCGGCTGGTCGTGCTCGCCGACCACACCAAGTGGGGCACGGTCGGCATCTCCTCGATCGTCGAGCTGGCCGCAGCACACGCACTGGTCAGCGACGACCGGTTGCCTCCGCCCGCGCGCCGGGTACTCGGCGAGCAGGTGGGTGAATTGATCATGGTGAAGGCGACAGGGGCGGGCCGCGCGACGGGCACGCCGACAAGTGAGGGGACGGCGCCGTGA
- a CDS encoding glycosyltransferase family 2 protein has product MVGVDVPKVSVVVPAYNCRRHIEKLIASLLRQSMPADEFEVIVVDDGSTDGTGERLDELAAAHPHIQVLHIENSGWPSRPRNLGIERARGEYVFFADDDDWFADQALERLYECAKKYDADIVVGKMAGHGRPVPRELFRKNNFDATLENSPLIDSLTCHKLFRRSFLNEHGVRFPEGGKRRLEDHLVVVRAYFLSGRTCVLSDYTCYHHAQRGDARNVTAALLDPSSYFANLRDALDIVDANTEPGPLRDRLHRRWLRNEMLNRLRGKRLLSAPESWLEQVALETQKVIQDRFAPGVAAGLPPLQRAVAFLAERGRFADLRRLASWEAGIAAHGTIDEHKRADRAVTVTVAAELRSADRPIGFRADDGRDVLVLPVDEVAPEVLDSTTQVRKARLDVVARRRETGDEIFLPVQFRTERVASPTDADTTHLVHRATTTIDFGALNGGRTRGSWLLKARITNAGWTEDAHLPLVFICRADGSRPRIRDQRKPWNRLRSAVGRRIRR; this is encoded by the coding sequence ATGGTCGGAGTGGACGTCCCCAAGGTGAGTGTCGTGGTGCCGGCGTACAACTGCCGTCGTCACATCGAGAAGCTGATCGCCTCGCTGCTGCGCCAGTCGATGCCCGCCGACGAGTTCGAGGTGATCGTCGTCGACGACGGCTCGACCGACGGCACGGGCGAGCGGTTGGACGAGCTGGCCGCCGCGCACCCGCACATCCAGGTGCTGCACATCGAGAACTCGGGCTGGCCGTCGCGACCGCGCAACCTGGGCATCGAGCGGGCCCGCGGCGAGTACGTCTTCTTCGCCGACGACGACGACTGGTTCGCCGACCAGGCGCTGGAGCGGCTCTACGAGTGCGCGAAGAAGTACGACGCGGACATCGTGGTCGGGAAGATGGCCGGGCACGGGCGGCCGGTGCCGCGGGAGTTGTTCCGGAAGAACAACTTCGACGCCACCCTGGAGAACTCGCCGCTGATCGACAGCCTGACCTGCCACAAGCTGTTCCGCCGGTCGTTCCTCAACGAGCACGGGGTGCGGTTCCCGGAGGGCGGCAAGCGTCGGCTGGAGGACCACCTGGTGGTGGTGCGGGCCTACTTCCTGTCCGGGCGCACCTGCGTGCTGTCCGACTACACGTGCTACCACCACGCCCAGCGGGGCGACGCGCGCAACGTCACCGCTGCCCTGCTGGACCCATCGAGCTACTTCGCCAACCTGCGCGACGCGCTGGACATCGTGGATGCCAACACCGAGCCGGGCCCGCTGCGGGACCGGCTGCACCGGCGGTGGCTGCGCAACGAGATGCTCAACCGGTTGCGCGGCAAGCGACTGCTGAGCGCCCCCGAGAGCTGGCTGGAGCAGGTCGCCCTGGAGACCCAGAAGGTCATCCAGGACCGGTTCGCTCCCGGCGTGGCCGCGGGCCTGCCGCCGCTGCAACGAGCCGTGGCGTTCCTGGCGGAGCGGGGCCGGTTCGCCGACCTGCGCCGGCTGGCCTCCTGGGAGGCGGGCATCGCGGCGCACGGCACGATTGACGAACACAAGCGGGCCGACCGCGCCGTCACGGTGACCGTCGCCGCCGAACTGCGCTCCGCGGACCGGCCGATCGGCTTCCGCGCCGACGACGGGCGGGACGTGCTGGTGCTGCCGGTGGACGAGGTCGCCCCCGAGGTGCTCGACTCCACCACCCAGGTCCGCAAGGCCCGGCTGGACGTGGTCGCCCGCCGCAGGGAGACCGGCGACGAGATCTTCCTGCCGGTGCAGTTCCGAACCGAACGGGTCGCCAGCCCGACCGACGCGGACACCACCCACCTGGTGCACCGGGCCACCACCACGATCGACTTCGGCGCCCTCAACGGCGGCCGGACCCGGGGTAGCTGGCTCCTCAAGGCACGGATCACCAACGCCGGCTGGACCGAGGACGCGCACCTGCCGCTGGTGTTCATCTGCCGGGCCGACGGCTCGCGACCTCGGATCCGCGACCAGCGAAAGCCCTGGAACCGGCTGCGGTCGGCGGTGGGCCGCCGGATCCGCCGCTGA
- the galT gene encoding galactose-1-phosphate uridylyltransferase, producing MKRTAIDLADGRELIYFDERDDAVRDQPDRRDLPPPPPASQLRYDPLTDEWVAVAVHRQTRTFLPPANECPLDPSLGDRLTEIPAPDYDVVVFENRFPSLSGRVADEPGEITPFTPVRPGLGRCEVVCFTSDHNASFASLPPRRVRTVLDALADRTEVLGALPGVEQVFCFENRGVEIGVTLHHPHGQIYAYPFVTPRTRALLAAGRRHAERTGGGNLYADVLAAERAAGDRVVAENEHWTAFVPAAARWPFEVHVAPHRVVPDIPALSDSERDAFGPLYLDLLRRFDGLFDMPMPYISAWHQAPVRIDRELGHLHLQLFSIRRAKDKLKYLAGSESGMGVFINDISPERAADLLRAA from the coding sequence GTGAAGCGCACCGCGATCGACCTGGCCGACGGCCGGGAGCTGATCTACTTCGACGAGCGCGACGACGCCGTCCGCGACCAGCCGGATCGCCGGGACCTGCCGCCGCCGCCCCCCGCGTCCCAGCTGCGCTACGACCCGCTGACCGACGAGTGGGTGGCGGTCGCTGTGCACCGACAGACCCGCACATTCCTTCCGCCGGCCAACGAGTGCCCACTCGACCCGTCGCTGGGTGACCGGCTGACCGAGATCCCGGCCCCCGACTACGACGTGGTGGTGTTCGAGAACCGGTTTCCGTCGTTGAGCGGCCGGGTGGCTGACGAGCCCGGGGAGATCACGCCGTTCACGCCGGTCCGGCCGGGCCTCGGCCGGTGCGAGGTGGTCTGCTTCACCTCCGACCACAACGCCTCCTTCGCCAGCCTCCCCCCGCGCCGGGTCCGTACCGTGCTGGACGCGCTCGCCGACCGGACCGAGGTGCTCGGTGCGCTGCCCGGCGTGGAGCAGGTGTTCTGCTTCGAGAACCGGGGCGTCGAGATCGGCGTCACGCTGCATCACCCGCACGGGCAGATCTACGCGTACCCCTTCGTGACGCCGCGCACCCGGGCACTGCTGGCCGCGGGACGCCGGCACGCCGAGCGGACCGGCGGGGGCAACCTCTACGCGGACGTGCTGGCCGCCGAGCGCGCCGCCGGCGACCGGGTGGTGGCCGAGAACGAGCACTGGACGGCGTTCGTCCCGGCGGCGGCCCGCTGGCCGTTCGAGGTGCACGTGGCGCCGCACCGCGTGGTGCCGGACATCCCGGCGCTCAGCGACAGCGAGCGGGACGCCTTCGGGCCGCTCTACCTGGACCTGCTGCGCCGCTTCGACGGCCTGTTCGACATGCCGATGCCCTACATCTCGGCGTGGCACCAGGCGCCGGTGCGGATCGACCGCGAGCTGGGCCACCTGCACCTGCAGCTGTTCAGCATCCGGCGGGCCAAGGACAAGCTGAAGTATTTGGCGGGCTCCGAGTCCGGGATGGGTGTCTTCATCAACGACATCTCCCCCGAGCGCGCCGCCGACCTCCTGCGCGCCGCCTGA
- the cysC gene encoding adenylyl-sulfate kinase, producing MSNGWVLPDEVLRDAPAYTPRHGELADLELLLTGAYAPLTGFMTRADLVSVSRRSRLADGTPWQVAVTLQVPAALAESFDPRDPARRALLLTDGEGAPAAALDVADVWPVREGVAGVGGRVRRLGDGGHGPFQRLRRSPEEVRALLPPGRVLGVIADRPLHRPQLAQIAHAARTLAAHLLVMIPVGEGGAGGFPPEALVRSIFAARDRMPPATLVAVPLSHRRDEISDALLRARVSAAYGVTHLLSTGEMLSGAGLRVLVPRELAYDNRDGQWRWREDIPQRNRRLALTQDEIDDLLDRGFPLPEWHTPPAVAKELARARPPRRHRGLVVFLTGLSGSGKSTIARGLADALRESGDRTVTLLDGDVVRRELSAGLGFSKADRDLNVRRIGWVSAEIARHRGVGICCPIAPYAAARATAREMALAAGAGFVLVHVATPLEVCEQRDRKGLYARARAGLLTGMTGIDDPYEVPTDADLVLDTTDLSVPEAVQAVLHHLTETGWVELKIPSV from the coding sequence ATGAGCAACGGCTGGGTGCTGCCCGACGAGGTGCTCCGGGACGCGCCGGCGTACACGCCGCGTCACGGTGAGCTCGCGGATCTGGAACTGCTGCTGACCGGCGCGTACGCCCCCTTGACCGGCTTCATGACCCGCGCCGACCTGGTTTCGGTCAGCCGGCGCAGTCGGCTGGCCGACGGCACGCCGTGGCAGGTCGCGGTGACCCTCCAGGTGCCGGCCGCACTGGCCGAGAGCTTCGATCCGCGCGACCCGGCCCGCCGGGCGTTGCTGCTGACCGACGGCGAGGGTGCGCCGGCGGCCGCTCTGGACGTGGCGGACGTCTGGCCGGTACGCGAGGGCGTGGCCGGGGTGGGCGGCCGGGTCCGGCGGCTGGGTGACGGTGGCCACGGCCCGTTCCAGCGGCTACGCCGTAGCCCGGAGGAGGTCCGGGCGCTGCTGCCCCCGGGCCGGGTGCTCGGGGTGATCGCCGACCGGCCACTGCACCGGCCCCAGCTCGCCCAGATCGCCCACGCCGCCCGCACCCTGGCCGCGCACCTGCTGGTGATGATCCCGGTCGGCGAGGGTGGCGCCGGTGGGTTCCCGCCGGAGGCGCTGGTGCGCAGCATCTTCGCCGCCCGGGACCGGATGCCGCCGGCCACCCTGGTGGCGGTGCCACTGTCGCACCGGCGGGACGAGATCAGCGACGCGCTGCTGCGCGCCCGGGTCTCCGCCGCGTACGGGGTCACCCACCTGCTCTCCACTGGGGAGATGCTCTCCGGAGCCGGTCTGCGGGTGCTGGTGCCGCGCGAGCTGGCGTACGACAACCGGGACGGGCAGTGGCGCTGGCGGGAGGACATCCCGCAGCGCAACCGCCGTCTCGCGCTGACCCAGGACGAGATCGACGACCTGCTGGACCGGGGCTTCCCGCTGCCGGAGTGGCACACGCCGCCGGCCGTGGCGAAGGAGCTGGCGCGGGCCCGGCCGCCGCGCCGGCACCGAGGCCTGGTGGTCTTCCTGACCGGTCTCTCCGGCTCCGGCAAGTCGACCATCGCCCGAGGGCTGGCGGACGCGTTGCGGGAGAGCGGCGACCGCACGGTGACCCTGCTCGACGGGGACGTGGTGCGCCGGGAGCTCTCCGCCGGGCTGGGCTTCAGCAAGGCCGACCGGGATCTCAACGTACGGCGGATCGGCTGGGTGTCGGCGGAGATCGCCCGGCATCGCGGGGTGGGCATCTGCTGCCCGATCGCGCCGTACGCGGCGGCCCGCGCCACGGCTCGGGAGATGGCCCTGGCCGCCGGGGCGGGCTTCGTGCTGGTGCACGTCGCCACCCCGCTGGAGGTGTGCGAGCAGCGGGACCGCAAGGGCCTGTACGCGCGTGCCCGGGCCGGGCTGCTCACCGGCATGACCGGGATCGACGACCCGTACGAGGTGCCGACCGACGCCGACCTGGTGCTGGACACCACCGACCTGAGCGTGCCGGAAGCGGTGCAGGCCGTGCTGCACCACCTGACCGAGACCGGCTGGGTGGAGCTGAAGATCCCGTCCGTCTGA